The sequence below is a genomic window from Budorcas taxicolor isolate Tak-1 chromosome 4, Takin1.1, whole genome shotgun sequence.
TCTCCCGCCCCAGAGCCCTGGCAGGACCTTGGCCTCTGTGGGGTGGACTGGGGAGGGGACAGGCGGGAGTGTGACTGCAGGACTGGTTTTTGTCCCCCAGGAAGCGGCGTGGAACTGGCTACATGGAGCAACTGCAGCAGTACAGCAgcccaggtgggggtggggccgggaagtgggggcgggggggttggAATCAGAACGGCCTGAGAAGGAAGGATGAAAGAAGTGGGGCAGGAGGGGGTGGAGGAATGGGACAGTGAGTCTGGGACAGCTGAGAACGGTCCAGGGGTACCCCCAGGTTGCGGGCAGCTCCTTGGTGCCGTCTTTGGAAGTGAGAGAGCAAGCCTGGGGTGTATGGGGACGTCCCTTCTTCATGGACCACCCCCTACGCCTGCAGGGCTTGGGGTGAAGTACTACATTGATCCCTCCACCTACGAGGACCCCTGCCAGGCCATCCGAGAATTTGCCCGGGAGGTCGACCCCACGTACATCAAGATCGAGGAGGTCATTGGGGCAGGTACCGCATGGGagcagaggagggcatggaaggGGGTCCCAGGAGGGTCCCTTCTGAACAGGGTAGGACACCTCAAGTCCTTCCTGGGGAGCCCCCCAGCCTACACCTGCTCCCCCAGGCTCCTTCGGGGAGGTGCGCCGGGGCCGCCTGCAGCCCCGGGGACGGCGGGAGCAGTCCGTGGCCATCCAGGCCCTGTGGACCGGAGGCGCCGAGAGTTTGCAGATGGCCTTTCTCGGCCAGGCCGCCATGCTGGGCCAGTTTCAGCACCCCAACATCTTGCGGCTAGAAGGCGTGGTCACCAGGAGTCGGCCCTTCATGGTGCTGACGGAACTCATGGAGCTGGGCCCCCTGGACAGCTTCTTGAGGGTCAGTCAGGCTGGTGGTGAGGCGGTGCTGGCGGCGGGAGGCTTGGGCCGGGAAAGTGGGCAGTTCTTAGCTGTCTGGGACCCATAGCCCCATCCCTcagctccctcctgcctctggggTCTTCAGCCTTCATTCTCAGGCCATTCTGATTCCAAATGGCCCTTGCCCTGGGATGCCAGTGTGTCTGTGTGATGTGTCTAGGTCCCCCTGAACCCGCACTTTTGCTGACCTCTGTCCCCCCCCCACCATCCCCCAGCAGCGGGAGGGCCAGTTCAGCAGCCTGCAGCTGGTGGCCATGCAGCGGGGCGTGGCCGCTGCTATGCAGTACCTATCCAGCTTCGCCTTTGTGCACCGTGCACTCTCTGCCCACAGCGTGCTGGTGAACAGCCACCTGGAGTGCAAAGTGTCTCGTCTCGGCCGCAGTCCTCAGGTGAGAGCATGGCCTCAGGGGCCCGGCCTctctcgggggtgggggtggggttgccgTGCAAAATGGCTCGACTCGGCCACAGTCCTCAGGTGAGGGCACAGTCTCGGGGGCCCAGCCTCTCtcaggtggggggcgggggtttGCCGGAGGACAAGCTGGGACCGAGGGCGGTGGATGCCTCAGGTGGCGAACCTTAGAGTCTGAAGGGGTGGAGCTCACCTGTGTGGTGGAGCAAACCCAGGGCGAAGGGGCACAGCAGGACATCAGGGATGGACTAAGGACactgagggagagaggggagtcCTCCTAGAACCACCTCCTGCCCTTCCCTAATGCTGACCAGTGTCAGAATCCCTGGGTACCAATCCACACACCACCCTCAAGCTCTGTGACTTTGCACAAGTTTGTATTTCTCTACGTCTCAGCCTCTGTACCTGCAAAAATGGAGACAACGCCATCAGTGATACAGGGTCATCACAGGATTAAACGAGATGCTTGCTGTGAAACCCTTGATGCACATTTGAGCACGTAGTAGTTGCTCAGTAACTAGGACCACGGCTCTGATTATTGCTATTGTTACTTTCAACCTTATCCCGCAGGGCCCAAGTTGTATGCTTCGCTGGGCGGCCCCAGAGGTCATCGCACATGGGAAACATACAACATCCAGTGATGTCTGGAGCTTCGGGATAGTGATGTGGGAAGTGATGAGTTATGGAGAGCGGCCCTACTGGGACATGAGTGACCAGGAGGTGAGCTCATGACCTGGACAGTGATGATTCCCCACCCCTGTCCGTCCAGCCCACCAGCCTCACAGACTCAAACATTCTAAGCCCTCCATCCTAGAATACATTCGCGTTCTAAGATCTCACGGGTCTCACAGCTCCTCTCCAGCCTCATGCTTCCCTAACGacacattcttttccactagcaatAGCCTCTCAGCACCGTCTTCTTCCTCTAATCCCCAGGTGCTAAATGCAATACAGCAGGAATTCCGGCTGCCCCCGCCTCCAGGCTGTCCGCCTGGACTGCACCTGCTTATGCTGGACACTTGGCAGAAGGATCGTACCCAGCGACCTCACTTTGACCAGCTGGTGGCCGCATTTGACAAGATGATCCGCAAGCCAGACACTCTGCAGGCTGGCGGGAGCCCCGGGGACAGGTCTGGAGTTTGGTGTTAGAACCCGGGAGAGCCAGGGAGGGTTGATGCAGACCCACAGAGGAAACTGAGCAGAGGGGACAAGGATGAAGAGGAGACTGTgacctgcctgcccctccctcccagacCTTCCCAGGCCCTGCTGAATCCCGTAGCCCTGGACTTTCCGTCTCTGGACTCCCCTCAGGCCTGGCTCTCAGCCATCGGCCTGGAGTGCTACCGGGACAACTTCTCCCAGTCTGGCCTCTGCACCTTCGGTGATGTGGCTCAGCTCAGCCTGGAGTAAGCTGGGAGGGTCTGGGAGGGGAGCCTCAGCCCggggccaggggtggggcccAGGGTCTTGGAGACACGGCCCCaattgtttttcccttttgtcCCCCCTCTAGAGACCTGCCCGCCCTGGGGGTCACCCTGGCCGGCCACCAGAAGAAGCTGTTACACCACATTCAGCTCCTGCAGCAGCACTTGAGGCCGCCGGGCCCCGTGGAGGTCTGAGATCTGGGCGGGAAGCTACAACGTGAGGATGCCTGTAACCAAGTCCTGGATGAGGGTCCCAGGGGGACCAAGGGAGATGTGAGCCCGGCTCCACGCCCGCCAGCCACACACTAAACCCAACCCTTGGGGCACCTCCCTCCCCGGTTCTCCACTGCCCTCCCCACATTAAAGGGAAAGAAGGGATTTTGCACATCGGAGTAGTGGTGAGGCCCTGTGGTCTGCATCAAAGGGGTGGGAGACCCCACCGCAGAGAAGGCTGCGGAAGGAGAAGAGAGGCGTACAGGAAGTGACTTTATTGGAAGGTGGGAGGCGGTATCAcaccccaccccttcccagcAGTACCCATCTGCTCGGTACACCTCCCGAACCTCTGCGGCTGTCTGCAGCTGTGACCCTGGATGGGGGCTGGTGCCCGAGGTGGCACCCCAACCTTTTGTAAAGTGCTTTGCTCAGACAGGGTGGTAAGGCCAGGGTGGGTGAAGCTGGGTCCCTACTCATGCTGGGTCCCTGTGCTTCAGGTGAGGTGTGAGCCTGCTCCTCGGTTTCCCTGTATTCTGTTctacacccccccccaccccacctctgacCTGGCAGGTGAGAGATCTGGACTttggtgggaggcaggaggcgGGAGGAGAGCTCAGATCTGGTACTCCCAGCCCTCCTCGTCCTCCAGAGCCTTGTTGACCACCCCCCTCAGCTCTCTCTTCAGGGTCCCTTGCCGCAGCCTCTCCCAGTTGATGCTGCTGCAGGAGGTACTTCGAGACACTGAGGGGGTAGGAAGCGACAGGCGGGCGCCGAAGGGGCTGCCCGGCCACAGTCTTTCCCTGTTGCCCTCCGAGCCTGGGTGGCAGAAGGCCTGGGCGTAGCGCCGGACACGCTGCTGGTTGATGTCCTGTTTCTCTTCCACCCTGTTGGGAGAGGGGGAGtacagaggaggtgatggaatggcTGACCTTGGACCAGCCCTCGTCTCTGGGCCTCGTCCAGCCCCGCTGCCGGTGGCCTCTCTCCTTGTCTGCAGCCTGAGTGGGCACAGGGGATGCCAGGCTTTGGGAAGCAACACAGAGCCGGGTCCAGGGACAACGTGGAATCTTTCAGGGCCGCTCTCCGCCCCCGGAGCCTGGCAATTTCCCTTCCCCCAGTAAGACTGGAAGCCCAGGGAGCACACAGGCCTGTACAACAAGTGTGCCAGCTCATGCTGTCACTCACCGCAGGAACCAGCGGTCCCCCAGCCCGAACTTGCGCCCGCAGATCCCCGAGCGAGGCCACAGGCAACGCGGCAgcttcttctccagcatcacagtggTGGCTACAAcctgtgggggggcgggggtggggcagaaGAGGATGAAACCAGAGATGGAGTGCAGACCACTGGAAGAGTGGAGAGGACTCTGGGCAGAGGGACCACAGTGTAGCAACAGCTGGGAAACTCATGGTTTCCCAGAGGGGACCATACCCCTGAGCAGAGGTTAGTGGAGTTAGCTTCGTCACCCCTTTTCTGCAGGAGAGAGTGATGGGTCTTGAGCCCCAGGATCCTTCACCCAATGACCTGGCATCCAGACCAGGCCAGTCCAGCAGGAGGTGGGGAGACCTCGCTCTAAGGATCAGGAAGGTGGGCAGAGCAAAGAGCAAGGGTCCTTGGGGCTATGGAATATTTTGACCCTACAGGTATAAAGGCTACTTAGAAAAACATCCTGTGGAGAAATTTCCTACCAATACATttacattgaaaaaatattttcacgaGCAAACCCTATGTTGCCAGcttagggtttttgtttttttttaaattctactttcTACACAACGCAGTTAAATGCCATCTAGTTGGAGGATTTCCCATTTACGTTGCTGAAATTATTTCTGTTGCGATAAATTCTTTTgtaagtacatttttaaatgatgatttGATCCAGTTAATGCGTGCTTTTGACCCCATCACAATTATCTGACTGAAGATAGTTTCTGTGACTATTATAGGGAGTTTGTGTGGCGTTATTTTTAACACGTCCAGTTTTTCTGGGTCGAATTTTGAAGACTTAAATATTGCCCCAAAGTTGATACTTCAGTTTTTATTCAGTAACAAAATTTCGTGAATGCAGTTGTAGCTactgtgcttgtgtgctaagtcggttcagttgtGTCCTCCTGTTTGCAAcggcatggactgtatagcccttcaggctcatctgtccatgggattctccaggcaagaatactggagtgggttgcattccctcctccaggggatcttccagacccagaaacCCAACCCGCATTTCtttaagtctcctgcgttggcagtcacattctttaccacttgcactgggaagcccactgtcGCTACTCCTGAGGTTCATTTCTTACTGATGATTCTAGAAAAGACAGATTTAACTTTTTTGAGAAAACAGGAATTCTTTTCAGCTGTTTCAGGATTGCTTGATTGTATTGCTGATCCAGTTCCGTACACTTTGTGTCAATTTTGCCTGTGCAATAACCCTCCAGATATACTGGGGGTGCCGGGGAGTCGGGGGCGGTGGGAGGTGAAATATCCTGCTGCTGAGTTTGGCCTGGCCCTTGTCAGGAAGATAATGACTTGCACTAACCCTCCCGGCCACGAGGGGGCTCACCTGCGCCCTCCAGAGCTCATCCCGCTCGTGGGCTACACGCCAGTGAGTGTCTCCCATCATAGCGATGAGGAGGTTGAGCATGAGCAAAGCAGCGATGATGGCGAAGGCAGCGTAGGTGATGCTGTACATGAAGGGCAGATCCACGTCGTAGTTGGCGGGGCCGTCGATGATGGTGAGGAACAGCTCAAAGGTGCTGAACAGCGCCATGGGGTAATTGAAGAAGTGGCCCAGCTCATTGGGGTCCTCTGTCTGGAAGATGATAAAGAAGGCTGCTCTCACCCAAGGGGGTGAGAGTTCCATGCGATTAAACCGTAGCCCGCTCTGTGCTGcgcacttcagtcctgtctgcttcctctccagtgtcactATCCCAGCCCTCCATCACTCTGTCCTGTGGGTTCTTTCGTTCCCCTATTTTCCATATGATTCACCATCCTGATCCCAAGAGCCAGCTCTCCCCCTTAACACATCCCATCCTCAGACACTGtggcctcctcctgcctctgccttccctcctgcccccctcTCCCCACAGGTTTATCTAGAGGCATCCTGTGCTTTCTgatttcctccagcccagggccccTATCTCAGATGATTTACCCGAGGCAAAGCCCAGGATGACCACAGCCATCAGCCAGCAGAATCTCATCAGATCGCCAAAAATCATCtagcaggaaggaagagaagggagaccAGCTCCACACCAGTCTTTTGAGCAACTGCCCCTTATAGCCTCTAAGAGGTCTAACCCTGAGAAGTCCCACAGCTCTGCCCTCTAGCATAGGGTAGAGGCTGGTCAACTATGGCCTGCCGGCCAAATCTACTGGATCAATTTTAGTATGGCCCTTGAGtgagaattttacattttttaaatgattgaaaaaaaaattttaaagggggaagggaagaagaaaatcaaagagaTTATATACATGTTGGCCTTGCAAGcctggtagggaagattccctggagaaggaaatggcaacccactccagtgttcttgcctgggaaatcccatggtcagaggagcctggcaggctatagtccatggggtcgcaaagagttgggacatgacttatagactaaaccaccactgcaaGCCTGAGGTCTCTCTGATCTGATGCTTTTCAGAAATGTTCGCAGCCCCTGCTCTGGGACCTTTCTATAGAAAGTTTGGGAGGAGGCACCGACCTTCTGGATCATGATGGTGAAGGGGCCCAGCATCTGGAATCCTCGCGCAAAGTACATGACGCTGCACCAGCCCAGCACCAGGGCGAAGGACATGGGTACCACCTCCCCATTGGTGTTGGTGAGCCGCATCACCATAGTCACCAGCACCATGCAGGAATAGGTGATGCTggagggagagtggggagggggccaTGAGAGGGAGACTGGGGTGATCCTGAggatccaagagggagggggtgaTGGAAGTGCTACCTACACACTCAGCTTCAAGCTCCgtacacagtcacacacacatcaCAGCGAGGCCTCTGGATCTGGGGTTCTCCAGAGGCCAGGGATCCAGGGAGTTAAACTGGAGCCTTAGTGAGAAAGGTGTAGGGGGTGAGAGGGAAAGAGACTCACAAGAGGATGTGGAATGGTCCTCCAAGGATGGTCTGTCCAAAGGAGCGACTGACCCCCACTCGGAAGATGTCTGTAATCTGGGGAGAGGCCGGGAAGACGCGAGGCACTGCAGACTGAAGCTCTGACTGGATCCCTGGGGCACACAGCCTCACCCCTGGATCCCCACTGCACCCACCTCTATGAACAGGATGATGATGGCTCCACAGACGCTCACCAGCTCCCCCACCAGTCGGAGGTGGTCCTGGCGGGTCACATAGGCCTCCTGAAAGGAGAGGCGTGGTCAGAGGACTCAGGGCTTCCCTCCATCTGCCCTGCCCACCCTTGGGTGCAAGTCCACATCCTTGTCTAGGGACACCAGTCGCTCAGATTCTTCTCAACCCGTGAGGTTTGGCTCTCTCAAACTCTGCTCTCAGAGCATCGGTATCTTTCTGTGTGCATGTCTTTGAGTTTGTGCCTGTGTAGTTGAGATCTGGGCAAGGAGAGAAACGTGGGTGGTGAGCTAGGAACATGACACACATCTGAAAGATGGCAGAGGGCTGGATACCCGCCACCCCGAAGCTCTGCTAGTCCTTGGGAGTCACCTGAAGTGGCTTCTGCTGGTAGAGGGTGCTGTCCCGGGGGTCAGTTTCATTGTCTGTCCTGGGCTTGAGGGGGCGGTACACACAGCACACGGTGAAGCAGACGATGTACAGCAGGTACGTGGCTGCCAGCACACAGAAGTACGGCCGCCCGTATCTCTTCCACTTGAGGGTCACCAGCTCCTTCACTGGCGTCTGGTCTAGGATCTGGCGAGCCTGCAGCAGAAAGAGAAGGCAGCAAGCAGCTCAGAGCCCCTGACTCCCCTCCCTGGTAGCTCCCTAGCCTGGGGACCAGCCCCCCACCACCCACCATACCTCCCTCTTCTTGGAGGTGACGATAAGTTCCAGTAGGGATAGCTCCTCCCCCGAGGAGTCGATTTCTGTGAGGTCGTAGAGAGTGGAGGTCAGCGGTCCACACGTCCACTGGATGTACTTCTGCTTCTGCATCAGGTTCTGGAACATCTAAAGTTGGGGATGGGGGGACAAGCAAGTGAGGAGGAGCAAGCCAAGGGGACTGTCGGGGTGCGGATGGGACGCTTGCCCAGTAGGACCGCTGCACCCCTGAAAGGGGGCTCGCTCTTCACTCAAAGACTGCAGCCTTGTGGACAAAAGAACCCTTCTCCACGTCAGCCTCCTAGTTCATCCTCTTCCCCTGTAACTCCCTCTAGAGTTTGGAAAGAGGAGATGcaaggaggcagggcaggggaaCATGGGCATTACAGACCACCCCGGGGACGGGATCTAGACCCTTGCAGCCCCTAACGACTCAGGGCAGAGAAagtgggagagaaagaagatgCGAGACAGGGGCAGAGAAGGAAATTCCAATCGAAGCTGAAAATAGGGCCTCGGCATCGGGGAGGACCAATCACATCTACTTCCTCAAAGGGCCAGAAGTGTAAGATGAAGGGTCAGGAGAAGGATCCCTGTGGGGTTGAGGACGGGTCCCTCACCACAGTGTTGCCCTCCACTCCGGCCAGCTTGAAGGGGGTGAGGCCCTGGTGATTGAGCATGAGGTCCAGGGACTGCAGGTGGTCCCCTCGCCTGTCGTAGGACAGCAGCAGGTTGTACATCTGGCAGGCAAAGGTTTTGTTGGGCTGGAGGACGAGGATGTGCAACACTGTGTTTCCTGGGAGAGGACACGGGGTGTCACATGACCCCTGGGACCAGAGTCCCTGCTGTTCCCCaggaccaccccccaccccgagggGGCCTGAGGGCggtcccagcccctcccctctcccctgccacTCCCAGCCTGCCAGCGCCCCCTCCAGCCCAGCTCTTACCCAGGGAGTCCTGGGCCCGGATGTCAGCGCCGTGCTCAATGAGCAGCCTCACAATCTCCTCGCTGCCCATGCAGGCGGCAAAGGACAGAGGGTGCTCCCCTGGGGAGGCAGAGGCCCAGGCGGGTGGGCGTGAGATGCGGGCAGGGAGGGGCAGTGTCTCCAAGCAACcgcctctccctcccccatctctgctCTGGGCCTGGGGACCCTTGTCAGCAGGACCAGAGGCAGGGATGCTGGagggggccctggggtggggctggaggcttGGCTCTGGCCGCCCCAGGCACGGGGCCTCCTCAGCCCGCCCTGCCTTGACTGGTGCCCCCCTCCTCATCCTCCCAGCCCCGGGCCTGCTCTCACCAAAGTAGATGAGGTTGTGAGGAGAGAGGCGGAAGGCGGAGCCTGTGGCCCTCGCAGAGACGCTGGCCCCGTGGGCGAGCAGGGCTTTCACCAGGTTCACGTTCTGGTTCATGACCGCTATGTGCAGGGCCGTCTGACCTGGACAAGAGAGCTCTTGGCTTGTGCTCTGTCCCCAGGATCCAGCTAGGGGTCCCTCCTATCTTCACAGAATCCTGCAGGGGGACCCTCCTGTCTCCACCAGGTCAGCCTTTCTGGGGGAGGATGAGACAGGGATAGGGGCCTGGTGGGGCTCCCAGGGGCCCCCTGTGCTGCCTGCCTCTTCCTGCTCTAGTGGTTTAgccgccaagtcatgtccgactcttgccaccccatggactgtagcctgccaggctcctctgtccatgggattctccaggcaagaacactggagtgggttgccgtttccttctccagtggagcttcCCGATCCAAgaatcaaacatgggtctcctgcattgcaggcagattctttacctacagAACGACAAGGGAAGCCTTCCTACCCTAGGTCTCTCCATTTCAGAGGTTAGCACTCCAACGAAGGGCACTAAGAATGCTGAGGAAAAAGGGACAGAAGAGGGAGGTGAAGAGAAGGGGGCCCAGATTCCCTCTTGGCTTccccagactgctgctgctgctaagtcgcttcagttgtgtccgactctgtgcgaccccatagatggcatcccaccaggctcccccgtccctgggattctccaggcaagaacactggagtgggttgccatttccttctccagtgcatgaaagtgaaaagtgaaagtgaagtcgctcagtcgtgtccgactcttagtgaccccatggactgcagcctaccaggctcctcaatgcatgggattttccaggtccACCACCAAGGTCACACTTCCCTCCATCCGAGATCCTTGGCCCCTCACCTTCATACAGCTCAGATGTCATGGGCTCCTTGACCAGCTCCGGGGCAGCCTCCATCAGCACCATGGCGGCCTCCAGGTTGTCATAGAGGGCGGCCACATGCAGTGCTGTCTCCCCCACGGCTCCTGGCATTGACAGAAAGCAGAGTCTCATGGCCTCTCTGGAGCAGGGAGGGGGGGCCCATAGAGAACTGGGGGCCCACAGCAGAAGGCCCTGGGCTATACcagcaggaggagggggaagagggcCATGGGCATGGGGCTGACCCAGCTGGAAACGCTCCTTACCTTTCTGGTGGACATCACAGGCCTCATACTTGAGCAGCTTGCTCAGAGCCTGGATGTTGTTCTCTTTGGCGGCTAGCAAGAGTGGAGACTCCCAGATCCTATAAGGGAGGGGAGCGGGTCGGTTGGGAAGAAAGGTGGGTGGCTTTGCTCCGTCTCACACCTCGGTGAAAATGAACTCCAAACCTGGAGGTCCCTCATCCAGAGAGGTGGGGCTGCTATCAGGGGAGGGGCTGCCTGAGCGCTCAGCTCTGACCCATTGGTTAAtccaagccaactttttcatagTGTGCGTGAGTTAAATCCAAGGCAACTTTTTCATAGTGTGCGTGAGTTAAATCCAAGGCAACTTTTTCATAGTGTGCGTGAGTTAAATCCAAGCCAACTTTCCCATAGTTTGCGTGAGTTAAATCCGAGGCAACTTTTTCATAATTTGTGTGAGCTAAATCCAAGACAACTTTTCCATAGTTTCCATGAGCTAAATGCAAGACAACTTTCCGTAGTTTGTGCATGGGTAAGTGTCAGGACAGCTTtcctttcctgtgtgtgtgtgtgtgtgtgtgtgtgtgatctgtgAGCATCAGGTGGAGAAGAAGGAGTTTCAGCTAAATGCTTGTTTACTTTCTGACCCCTTTGGCCTCTGGAGCAACCCCTTTGCAGCGTCCCTTGAAGTCCTGAGGTTACCCTTCAAGATAAGCATTATTTTCATGGACTGAGGGTATGAGGAAAT
It includes:
- the TRPV6 gene encoding transient receptor potential cation channel subfamily V member 6 — protein: MGLPLPKEKGHILCLWRKLCRWFQRQEPWAQRRDEQNLLQQKRIWESPLLLAAKENNIQALSKLLKYEACDVHQKGAVGETALHVAALYDNLEAAMVLMEAAPELVKEPMTSELYEGQTALHIAVMNQNVNLVKALLAHGASVSARATGSAFRLSPHNLIYFGEHPLSFAACMGSEEIVRLLIEHGADIRAQDSLGNTVLHILVLQPNKTFACQMYNLLLSYDRRGDHLQSLDLMLNHQGLTPFKLAGVEGNTVMFQNLMQKQKYIQWTCGPLTSTLYDLTEIDSSGEELSLLELIVTSKKREARQILDQTPVKELVTLKWKRYGRPYFCVLAATYLLYIVCFTVCCVYRPLKPRTDNETDPRDSTLYQQKPLQEAYVTRQDHLRLVGELVSVCGAIIILFIEITDIFRVGVSRSFGQTILGGPFHILFITYSCMVLVTMVMRLTNTNGEVVPMSFALVLGWCSVMYFARGFQMLGPFTIMIQKMIFGDLMRFCWLMAVVILGFASAFFIIFQTEDPNELGHFFNYPMALFSTFELFLTIIDGPANYDVDLPFMYSITYAAFAIIAALLMLNLLIAMMGDTHWRVAHERDELWRAQVVATTVMLEKKLPRCLWPRSGICGRKFGLGDRWFLRVEEKQDINQQRVRRYAQAFCHPGSEGNRERLWPGSPFGARLSLPTPSVSRSTSCSSINWERLRQGTLKRELRGVVNKALEDEEGWEYQI